From the Leptolyngbya sp. O-77 genome, one window contains:
- a CDS encoding YcbK family protein: MVQLILRVKTATVFKLRPEPTSLLQPNEMVAITSGNTYPLHSYAYANINGSFNGHIKFALQNRTINGFNTWFVSSLDAQVEANGVVVYPHEDQESIPILWINQNTILKRRPVDSSLLSPSERVSIQRGRTLNLHSYAFADAQGEFNNHIKLAIRDRADFINGLSTWFVFNQHAFVTFDGDVVYPPEDPNAFILRITQNTLFKRRPVQSSQLAPNEQAPAIPGTLLVIDNYAFADAQGSFNSHIKFALKYVKDNIYGFNTWYVFDQHARVEQAGRVVYPRPQPPPPPPPPPPPPPPPPPPPPQYTGRPFRLPGYSSTFYTDQPIIPNGNFTWGEATKNATRIPATKAIADNILALARELQRVRNQIGRPFQVNSWYRPPDVNSAVGGATNSQHLYGKAVDVQVQGLSGRQVANAVMLSWNGGIGIYSNMPNVIHLDIGPKRTWGF; this comes from the coding sequence ATGGTACAACTGATTCTGCGTGTGAAAACAGCAACCGTGTTTAAGCTGCGGCCCGAGCCGACTTCTCTGTTGCAGCCCAATGAAATGGTGGCGATCACCTCTGGCAACACCTACCCACTGCATTCCTACGCCTACGCCAATATCAACGGCTCCTTCAACGGACATATAAAGTTCGCGTTGCAAAACCGAACCATCAATGGATTCAACACCTGGTTTGTGTCGAGTCTGGATGCCCAAGTCGAAGCCAACGGGGTCGTGGTCTACCCGCACGAAGATCAAGAGAGCATACCGATCCTCTGGATTAATCAAAATACGATCCTGAAGCGCCGCCCGGTCGATTCGTCTCTGTTGTCTCCTTCAGAACGAGTCTCGATCCAGCGGGGACGGACGCTCAACCTGCATTCCTACGCCTTCGCCGACGCGCAGGGCGAATTTAACAACCACATTAAGTTAGCCATTCGCGATCGCGCTGATTTTATCAACGGGCTAAGCACCTGGTTTGTGTTCAATCAGCACGCCTTTGTCACCTTTGATGGAGACGTGGTGTACCCGCCTGAAGACCCCAATGCGTTTATCTTGCGAATTACGCAAAACACGCTGTTCAAACGTCGCCCGGTGCAGTCGTCGCAGCTTGCGCCCAACGAACAGGCCCCTGCCATTCCAGGGACGCTGCTCGTGATCGACAACTATGCCTTTGCCGATGCCCAGGGATCATTCAACTCACACATCAAGTTTGCACTCAAATACGTCAAAGACAATATCTACGGGTTTAACACCTGGTATGTATTTGACCAACATGCGCGAGTCGAGCAGGCGGGCAGAGTGGTTTATCCCAGACCGCAACCGCCCCCACCGCCGCCGCCCCCCCCCCCACCGCCGCCCCCACCGCCGCCGCCCCCCCCCCAATACACGGGTCGGCCATTTCGACTGCCGGGCTATTCCTCCACGTTTTATACCGACCAGCCGATTATTCCCAACGGCAACTTTACCTGGGGCGAGGCAACCAAGAACGCAACGCGAATTCCCGCTACCAAGGCGATCGCCGACAATATCCTGGCCCTGGCGCGGGAGCTGCAACGGGTGCGAAACCAGATTGGCCGCCCCTTCCAGGTCAATTCCTGGTATCGTCCGCCAGATGTCAACTCGGCAGTGGGCGGGGCAACCAACAGCCAGCACCTCTATGGCAAAGCAGTCGATGTGCAGGTGCAGGGCCTGAGCGGCCGTCAGGTGGCCAATGCAGTGATGCTGTCCTGGAATGGCGGTATTGGCATCTATAGCAACATGCCGAACGTGATTCACCTGGATATCGGGCCAAAGCGCACCTGGGGGTTTTAG
- the aat gene encoding leucyl/phenylalanyl-tRNA--protein transferase: MTWYQYDIEAIVQRYAQGYFLMAEDTGDSLGWYSSQQRTLIPLDDRFRYPRSLQRVLNQNRFSVAIDRAFSEVVEGCADRDTTWISDELKVIYQELHRAGYAHSFETWRGDELAGGILGIIVGGAFIGESMFYRIPDGSKVAMVKLVERLRDRQFVLFDAQMMNPHLARFGAYIVSNREYRKLLQRAAEIHPLLL; the protein is encoded by the coding sequence ATGACCTGGTATCAGTATGACATTGAGGCGATCGTCCAGCGCTATGCCCAGGGATATTTCTTGATGGCAGAAGACACAGGTGACTCGCTGGGTTGGTATTCTAGCCAGCAGCGGACGCTAATCCCGCTGGATGATCGGTTTCGCTATCCGCGATCGCTCCAGCGGGTGCTGAACCAAAACCGCTTTTCGGTGGCGATCGATCGCGCCTTTTCAGAAGTTGTAGAGGGCTGCGCCGACCGCGACACCACCTGGATTTCTGATGAGCTAAAGGTGATTTATCAGGAACTCCATCGCGCGGGCTATGCCCACAGCTTTGAAACCTGGCGGGGCGATGAGCTGGCGGGCGGCATTTTGGGGATTATTGTCGGCGGTGCGTTTATTGGCGAGTCGATGTTTTATCGAATTCCCGACGGGTCGAAGGTAGCGATGGTGAAGCTAGTGGAGCGATTGCGCGATCGCCAGTTTGTTCTCTTCGACGCGCAAATGATGAACCCCCACCTGGCCCGCTTTGGAGCCTACATCGTCAGCAACCGCGAGTATCGCAAGCTGTTGCAGCGGGCCGCTGAGATCCATCCCTTGCTGCTTTAG